From Maylandia zebra isolate NMK-2024a linkage group LG11, Mzebra_GT3a, whole genome shotgun sequence, one genomic window encodes:
- the trmt11 gene encoding tRNA (guanine(10)-N(2))-methyltransferase TRMT11 isoform X1, with translation MAAFSSRSCLQYLLHLAQDNLDFRLPEIKALLALRGKPFHPCENFREKSPFWCLDGLSEEDVHSIMARSVCAKSAFELWGHGQTHSELRTSLLNFPSEIMSPFMHKDSTYRINVYTFNKTLLFADRIKRIDALEYLPFEGTVSLKNPQHIFCLLEDYGTDPNNIPEDPNYIYFGRWIADGQRDLIRSHSVKNRHFIGNTSMDAGLSFIMANHARVKQDDLVFDPFVGTGSLLVACSHFGAYVCGTDIDYNTIHGKGRSSRKNQKWRGPDENIRANLRQYGAQKMYVDVMVSDASKPAWRDAALFDAIVTDPPYGIREATRRTGSHKDIAKPAEGVFEESHVPVSQAYHLSDIFTDLLNFSAHHLVMGGRLVYWLPVYRPEYCEEMVPLHPCLQLISNCEQTLSSHTSRRLITMEKIKEPEEFDSLAHLSDPRFSAYQGHNAFREKYFSGLNKKSTKENNKSDVSGD, from the exons ATGGCTGCCTTCAGTAGTCGATCATGCCTCCAGTATTTATTGCATCTTGCCCAGGATAATCTAGACTTCAGGTTACCG GAAATAAAAGCTCTGCTGGCTCTCAGAGGGAAACCATTTCATCCCTGTGAAAACTTCAGAGAAAAG TCTCCTTTCTGGTGCCTGGATGGTTTGTCTGAGGAAGATGTCCACAGCATCATGGCCAGATCTGTGTGTGCAAA GTCTGCTTTTGAACTGTGGGGCCACGGGCAAACACACAGTGAACTCAGAACATCCCTTCTGAACTTCCCCTCAGAAATCATG AGTCCATTCATGCACAAAGACTCCACATACAGGATAAACGTCTACACATTCAACAAAACTTTGCTGTTTGCAGACAGAATCAAAAGGATCGAT GCCTTGGAGTATCTTCCCTTTGAGGGGACAGTAAGCCTTAAGAATCCCCAGCACATCTTCTGCTTATTAGAGGATTACGGCACAGACCCCAACAATATCCCCGAGGATCCCAATTACATCTACTTCGGCAGATGG ATAGCAGACGGTCAGCGTGATCTGATTCGCTCCCACAGTGTGAAGAACAGACACTTCATAGGAAACACCAGCATGGACGCTGGCCTCTCATTCATCATGGCCAACCACGCCAGGGTCAAACAGGATGACCTAGTTTTTGACCCATTTGTAGGCACAG GGAGCCTGCTGGTTGCGTGTTCTCATTTTGGAGCTTATGTATGTGGAACTGACATTGATTACAACACTATTCACGGGAAAG GTCGGTCAAGCCGTAAAAACCAAAAGTGGCGAGGGCCCGACGAGAACATCAGAGCCAACCTGCGGCAGTACGGGGCACAGAAGATGTACGTGGACGTGATGGTGTCTGATGCCTCCAAGCCTGCGTGGAGGGATGCTGCTCTGTTTGATGCTATCGTTACTGACC CTCCATACGGTATCCGGGAAGCCACGAGGAGAACAGGCTCCCACAAGGACATTGCTAAACCTGCTGAAGGCGT TTTTGAAGAGTCTCACGTCCCAGTCTCACAGGCGTACCACCTGAGTGACATCTTCACAGATCTGTTAAACTTCTCCGCCCACCACCTGGTCATGGGAGGGAGGCTCGTCTACTGGCTGCCTGTCTACAGGCCAGA GTACTGCGAGGAGATGGTTCCTCTTCATCCATGTCTCCAGCTCATCAGCAACTGTGAGCAGACACTCTCAAGCCACACCTCACGGCGTCTGATCACCATGGAAAAGATCAAAGAACCAGAG GAATTTGATAGCTTGGCCCATCTGTCAGATCCCCGCTTCAGCGCCTACCAGGGTCACAATGCCTTCAGAGAGAAGTACTTCAGTGGACTTAACAAAAAGTCCACCAAGGAGAACAACAAATCTGACGTTAGCGGGGACTGA
- the trmt11 gene encoding tRNA (guanine(10)-N(2))-methyltransferase TRMT11 isoform X2 translates to MARSVCAKSAFELWGHGQTHSELRTSLLNFPSEIMSPFMHKDSTYRINVYTFNKTLLFADRIKRIDALEYLPFEGTVSLKNPQHIFCLLEDYGTDPNNIPEDPNYIYFGRWIADGQRDLIRSHSVKNRHFIGNTSMDAGLSFIMANHARVKQDDLVFDPFVGTGSLLVACSHFGAYVCGTDIDYNTIHGKGRSSRKNQKWRGPDENIRANLRQYGAQKMYVDVMVSDASKPAWRDAALFDAIVTDPPYGIREATRRTGSHKDIAKPAEGVFEESHVPVSQAYHLSDIFTDLLNFSAHHLVMGGRLVYWLPVYRPEYCEEMVPLHPCLQLISNCEQTLSSHTSRRLITMEKIKEPEEFDSLAHLSDPRFSAYQGHNAFREKYFSGLNKKSTKENNKSDVSGD, encoded by the exons ATGGCCAGATCTGTGTGTGCAAA GTCTGCTTTTGAACTGTGGGGCCACGGGCAAACACACAGTGAACTCAGAACATCCCTTCTGAACTTCCCCTCAGAAATCATG AGTCCATTCATGCACAAAGACTCCACATACAGGATAAACGTCTACACATTCAACAAAACTTTGCTGTTTGCAGACAGAATCAAAAGGATCGAT GCCTTGGAGTATCTTCCCTTTGAGGGGACAGTAAGCCTTAAGAATCCCCAGCACATCTTCTGCTTATTAGAGGATTACGGCACAGACCCCAACAATATCCCCGAGGATCCCAATTACATCTACTTCGGCAGATGG ATAGCAGACGGTCAGCGTGATCTGATTCGCTCCCACAGTGTGAAGAACAGACACTTCATAGGAAACACCAGCATGGACGCTGGCCTCTCATTCATCATGGCCAACCACGCCAGGGTCAAACAGGATGACCTAGTTTTTGACCCATTTGTAGGCACAG GGAGCCTGCTGGTTGCGTGTTCTCATTTTGGAGCTTATGTATGTGGAACTGACATTGATTACAACACTATTCACGGGAAAG GTCGGTCAAGCCGTAAAAACCAAAAGTGGCGAGGGCCCGACGAGAACATCAGAGCCAACCTGCGGCAGTACGGGGCACAGAAGATGTACGTGGACGTGATGGTGTCTGATGCCTCCAAGCCTGCGTGGAGGGATGCTGCTCTGTTTGATGCTATCGTTACTGACC CTCCATACGGTATCCGGGAAGCCACGAGGAGAACAGGCTCCCACAAGGACATTGCTAAACCTGCTGAAGGCGT TTTTGAAGAGTCTCACGTCCCAGTCTCACAGGCGTACCACCTGAGTGACATCTTCACAGATCTGTTAAACTTCTCCGCCCACCACCTGGTCATGGGAGGGAGGCTCGTCTACTGGCTGCCTGTCTACAGGCCAGA GTACTGCGAGGAGATGGTTCCTCTTCATCCATGTCTCCAGCTCATCAGCAACTGTGAGCAGACACTCTCAAGCCACACCTCACGGCGTCTGATCACCATGGAAAAGATCAAAGAACCAGAG GAATTTGATAGCTTGGCCCATCTGTCAGATCCCCGCTTCAGCGCCTACCAGGGTCACAATGCCTTCAGAGAGAAGTACTTCAGTGGACTTAACAAAAAGTCCACCAAGGAGAACAACAAATCTGACGTTAGCGGGGACTGA